A genomic stretch from Candidatus Nitrososphaera gargensis Ga9.2 includes:
- a CDS encoding spherulation-specific family 4 protein codes for MKLKGFLAMLFLSFLSSSTVIAAAPEQGTTTTAYRKFVVYYGWYTDGRGQIGPEIERIIAAKPEFVISPYYTSTGQVNLTPQVMDRFHENGIKVLVYVATGNADKKLESVLQEIKIGLDNGADGVMLDEVAMLHSDWQVDYYKRIYDYTKSFGSEKVVIANPGSVLVNEKVMSVSDIVSFEHQWRFASHIDWFSKYPATRFMGISSNDITNVMGYTVDSESSARDTIEAWQAGVSYHFSTNTYTTLAPWFEEYQKALEDYAVSGSKLGELRVRTIDSEGGEINGLWIEVRKNDRVVMTGFSPTRFLLPEGEYQVGAGNYQSFIFDRWQDGETSPYHSTTLADSSTAELVAVYRSELANLRVESYDNLGNSIREMRVTVSGSDGGVVAEGVTPLNLRLTLGQYSVVASDSEHYQFARWDDGSQVRTTSLAGDAKITAYYDNMLADKLGAEIFSCPPKYQQQVADSMLKSGPFAGLLELQMRKSAMALAGCPVQ; via the coding sequence TTGAAGCTAAAAGGATTCCTAGCTATGCTATTCCTGTCGTTTCTTTCATCTTCTACTGTAATTGCTGCTGCCCCGGAGCAGGGAACGACGACGACCGCGTATAGAAAATTTGTCGTCTATTATGGATGGTACACTGATGGCAGGGGACAGATTGGCCCTGAAATAGAAAGGATAATCGCGGCCAAGCCTGAGTTTGTCATAAGCCCCTACTATACCTCTACAGGGCAGGTAAATCTCACGCCGCAAGTGATGGACAGGTTCCATGAGAACGGCATCAAGGTCTTGGTCTACGTCGCCACTGGCAACGCGGACAAAAAGCTTGAAAGCGTGCTGCAAGAGATCAAGATCGGCCTTGACAACGGGGCAGACGGCGTGATGCTAGACGAAGTCGCGATGCTTCACTCTGACTGGCAGGTGGATTATTACAAAAGGATCTATGACTACACAAAGTCGTTTGGCAGCGAAAAGGTGGTCATTGCCAACCCCGGCAGCGTGCTGGTCAACGAAAAGGTGATGTCAGTGAGCGACATTGTGTCGTTTGAGCACCAGTGGCGCTTTGCGTCCCATATTGACTGGTTCTCGAAATACCCGGCCACGCGCTTTATGGGGATCTCGAGCAACGACATTACAAACGTGATGGGGTACACAGTTGACAGTGAGTCATCTGCAAGGGACACAATTGAAGCGTGGCAGGCAGGGGTCAGCTACCACTTTTCAACCAACACCTACACCACCCTCGCGCCTTGGTTCGAGGAATACCAGAAGGCGCTTGAAGATTATGCCGTTTCAGGCAGCAAGCTGGGCGAGCTGCGCGTCAGGACAATTGACTCTGAAGGCGGTGAGATAAACGGGCTTTGGATCGAAGTCAGAAAAAATGATAGAGTGGTCATGACCGGCTTTAGCCCTACTAGGTTCCTGCTCCCAGAGGGCGAATATCAGGTAGGAGCAGGCAATTATCAGAGCTTTATCTTTGACAGGTGGCAGGACGGCGAAACGTCGCCCTATCATAGCACGACGCTTGCAGATTCCTCCACCGCCGAGCTTGTCGCAGTGTACAGGAGCGAGCTTGCAAACCTTCGAGTGGAAAGCTACGACAACCTCGGCAACAGCATCAGAGAAATGCGGGTGACTGTCAGCGGTAGCGACGGAGGCGTGGTGGCAGAGGGCGTTACGCCGCTTAACCTGCGGTTGACCCTAGGTCAATATTCAGTCGTCGCCTCGGATTCTGAGCATTACCAATTTGCCCGGTGGGATGATGGCTCGCAAGTGCGGACGACCAGCCTAGCTGGTGACGCCAAGATAACAGCCTATTACGACAACATGCTTGCAGATAAGCTTGGCGCTGAAATCTTTAGCTGCCCCCCCAAGTATCAGCAGCAGGTGGCCGACTCGATGCTCAAATCCGGGCCCTTTGCCGGCCTGCTTGAACTTCAGATGAGAAAGAGCGCGATGGCTTTGGCAGGCTGCCCCGTCCAGTAG
- the glmS gene encoding glutamine--fructose-6-phosphate transaminase (isomerizing) produces MCCSIIGIISSKNVVAPALVDSLKRMEYRGYDSVGVATLATTNRISVRKGIGKVNQVNSSLNLTEMEGFVGIGHSRWATHGGVTDYNAHPHPCCTEDIAVVHNGIIENYLPLKEELVKKGHRFRSETDTEVIAHLLEDHYNASRDIKAAMLETVSQLEGSYAFVAMFANGSLACARLDEPLVIGVSDNAYYASSDVLGFLQYTDQAMFLDNRDIAIIDRDGAHIFTFAGEPVTRGVTKVAWELADVNKGEFAHYTIKEIFEQRTSVKAATYQEEHKIKVFCDTIAAAGNIIVTGSGTSYHTSLITSMAGCRALKKRFEPVMASEFKYNMDSIDKDTVVLAISQSGETADVLSATKLARAAGAKILSIVNVSTSSLARAADVSLAINSGPEIGVAATKSFTGQVSLAYSVLDRISGGRIGFDRDAVSDKITKMLAGSAAIERLVNVTMPKVNDIYLLGRSIHFPIALEGALKMKELAYVHAEGIAAGELKHGPLALMDKNAVVFVLNPDDKTYGDTLSSAHEVKTRGAKIIGISNVSNDIYDAMIEIPKMENELLYPLVEVIPLQLFSYYLALRNNVDPDFPRNLAKSVTVK; encoded by the coding sequence ATGTGTTGTTCTATCATCGGCATCATTAGCAGCAAGAATGTTGTAGCGCCAGCGCTGGTTGACAGCCTCAAGAGGATGGAGTACAGGGGCTACGATAGCGTCGGGGTCGCCACGCTTGCAACTACTAATAGGATTTCAGTAAGAAAAGGCATCGGCAAGGTGAATCAGGTGAATAGCAGTCTTAACCTGACCGAAATGGAGGGTTTCGTCGGGATCGGCCATTCCCGGTGGGCCACGCATGGGGGCGTCACAGACTACAACGCCCACCCGCACCCCTGCTGCACCGAGGACATTGCAGTTGTCCATAACGGCATCATTGAAAATTACCTGCCGCTCAAGGAAGAGCTAGTGAAAAAGGGTCACCGATTCAGGAGCGAAACAGACACCGAAGTTATTGCGCATCTGCTTGAAGACCATTACAACGCGAGCAGAGACATCAAGGCGGCGATGCTGGAAACGGTGAGTCAGCTTGAAGGGTCGTACGCATTTGTGGCCATGTTTGCAAACGGGAGCCTTGCCTGTGCCCGCCTTGACGAGCCGCTCGTGATCGGAGTTTCAGACAATGCATACTATGCCTCAAGCGACGTGTTGGGCTTTCTGCAGTACACCGATCAGGCGATGTTCCTTGACAACCGCGATATTGCGATAATCGACAGGGACGGCGCCCACATTTTCACTTTTGCAGGCGAGCCTGTAACAAGGGGCGTCACAAAGGTCGCATGGGAGCTTGCCGACGTCAACAAGGGCGAGTTTGCGCATTACACCATCAAGGAGATATTCGAGCAGAGGACAAGCGTCAAGGCCGCGACGTACCAGGAAGAGCACAAGATAAAAGTGTTCTGCGACACCATAGCGGCCGCCGGCAACATCATTGTCACTGGCAGCGGCACGAGCTACCATACGTCACTTATCACGTCGATGGCAGGCTGCCGCGCCCTCAAAAAGCGGTTTGAGCCGGTGATGGCTAGCGAATTCAAGTACAACATGGACTCGATCGACAAAGACACGGTTGTCCTCGCGATTTCGCAGAGTGGCGAGACGGCAGACGTGCTCTCGGCCACCAAGCTGGCAAGGGCGGCAGGCGCAAAGATACTGTCAATAGTCAACGTCTCGACGTCGTCGCTCGCAAGGGCTGCAGACGTTTCACTTGCAATCAACTCCGGCCCCGAGATAGGCGTCGCGGCTACAAAGAGCTTTACTGGGCAGGTGTCGCTTGCATACTCTGTACTTGACCGCATAAGCGGAGGCAGGATCGGCTTTGACAGGGACGCCGTTTCAGACAAGATAACAAAAATGCTTGCAGGCAGCGCTGCCATTGAGCGGCTGGTTAACGTTACCATGCCAAAGGTGAACGACATCTACCTCCTTGGCAGGTCCATCCATTTCCCGATCGCGCTGGAAGGCGCGCTCAAGATGAAAGAGCTTGCCTATGTTCATGCTGAAGGCATCGCGGCAGGCGAGCTAAAGCATGGGCCGCTTGCGCTCATGGACAAGAACGCGGTGGTCTTTGTGCTTAACCCGGACGACAAGACGTACGGGGACACGCTCTCTAGTGCGCACGAGGTAAAGACAAGGGGAGCCAAGATAATTGGCATTTCCAACGTGTCAAACGATATCTATGACGCCATGATCGAGATCCCCAAGATGGAAAACGAGCTGCTGTACCCGCTTGTCGAGGTCATACCTCTCCAGCTCTTCTCGTACTACCTTGCGCTGCGCAACAACGTAGACCCGGACTTTCCGCGCAACTTGGCAAAGTCGGTCACAGTCAAATAA
- a CDS encoding Lrp/AsnC family transcriptional regulator → MPTAYILVNCTLGSEEKIINEIAKLTDVKEVRGTYGVHDIFVKVKSENTEAMNHTITNKIRKVPGITSTVTLVVIEEQGGKG, encoded by the coding sequence ATGCCAACTGCATACATCCTCGTGAACTGCACGCTGGGTTCCGAAGAAAAGATAATCAACGAAATAGCCAAACTGACCGACGTCAAGGAAGTGCGCGGCACCTACGGCGTTCACGACATATTTGTCAAGGTAAAGTCAGAAAACACTGAAGCAATGAACCACACGATCACAAACAAGATACGCAAAGTGCCCGGCATTACTTCGACGGTGACTCTCGTAGTCATTGAAGAGCAGGGCGGCAAGGGTTAG
- a CDS encoding transcription initiation factor IIB, giving the protein MLSKHSSRPDDEQCSACGSPPITDNFTGELVCSSCGVVLKERVETLSPEWRSFSSADNRARGGFPSSLLIYDTGLSTYIGTTFVQDQKQQGGDQENNNNNKNEGGSVYVHRASCPIPVNRLRKLNAMSVSSAPVSRNLKKATWEINRICSSLGLAWQVAERSAYFYRKALQKNLIKGRSISGFVAASVYLACKERMIPRTIDEVCRATGVDRPFATRCYKILVSEMHIEPPPITDPFRNIAKISTRAGIEERVSRRAMEILSSVTSHTTIMGKNPLVLAAAALYLATVEHKLNMTKTMIADAAEVSTISLRKRLADITCALEDLSRR; this is encoded by the coding sequence ATGTTGTCAAAACATTCTAGTAGGCCGGACGACGAGCAGTGCTCAGCATGCGGCAGCCCGCCAATCACAGATAACTTTACCGGCGAGCTTGTCTGCAGCTCGTGCGGCGTGGTCCTCAAGGAGAGAGTCGAGACGCTGTCGCCAGAGTGGAGGTCGTTCTCTTCGGCCGACAACAGGGCAAGGGGAGGCTTTCCATCGTCGCTTCTGATATATGACACGGGACTTTCCACCTACATAGGCACTACGTTCGTGCAGGATCAGAAGCAACAAGGAGGCGATCAGGAAAACAATAATAACAACAAAAATGAAGGCGGCTCCGTCTATGTGCACCGCGCCTCCTGTCCGATTCCGGTGAACAGACTGCGCAAACTGAACGCCATGTCTGTTTCAAGCGCGCCTGTTTCAAGGAACCTCAAGAAGGCGACCTGGGAGATAAACAGGATATGCAGCAGTCTCGGGCTTGCGTGGCAGGTGGCCGAGAGGTCCGCGTATTTTTACCGAAAAGCACTACAAAAGAACCTGATAAAGGGGAGATCGATCTCGGGGTTTGTCGCCGCTTCTGTGTACCTTGCATGCAAGGAGAGGATGATACCCCGGACCATAGACGAAGTTTGCCGGGCCACGGGCGTCGACAGGCCTTTTGCAACCCGCTGTTACAAGATTCTGGTAAGCGAGATGCACATCGAGCCCCCTCCTATCACAGATCCGTTCAGGAACATTGCCAAGATTTCTACAAGGGCCGGCATCGAGGAGCGAGTGTCAAGGAGGGCGATGGAGATCCTATCATCCGTCACAAGCCACACCACGATAATGGGCAAGAACCCGCTTGTCCTGGCCGCGGCCGCGCTGTACCTTGCAACGGTAGAGCACAAGCTCAACATGACCAAGACAATGATAGCCGACGCGGCAGAGGTCAGCACGATTTCGCTCCGCAAGAGGCTTGCGGACATTACCTGTGCGCTTGAAGACCTCAGTCGGAGATAA
- a CDS encoding aconitate hydratase, with product MASLNLAQKIISAHLADGKMEPGQEIGLKVDRVLMQDATGTMACLQFEAMGIPRVKVEHAAIYVDHNILQTGFENGDDHRFLQTFAAKYGIHYSKPGNGICHQVNLERFSIPGKLLIGSDSHTPTAGGAGMMAIGVGGLDVAVAMAGAPFYTKMPKIVGVKLTGRLRPWVTAKDVILEMLRRLTVKGGVGKIFEYYGEGIKSLGVPQRGTICNMGAELGATTSLFESDEITQDYMTRQGRPQDYKRIAADPGCSYDENMEINLSELEPMIALPGSPDAVHKVRDVQGQDVHQVLIGSCTNSSYIEIMTVAHVLKGKKVHPNVTMAINPGSKQVLETVARDGSIYNIIASGARLLESGCQGCIGMGSAPGTDWVSIRSFNRNWPGRSGTKDDKVYLTSPEVCVACAITGKITDPRDLGEYPNIPWPDKFVIDDSGIVPPAPAQYADTLEISRGPNIRPLPLRQPMEAILQGEVLIRVGDNISTDAIMPAGAKILPLRSNVPAISEYVFYWLDPDFAKRAKEKHGGFIVGGENYGQGSSREHAALAPMYLGVKGVIAKSFARIHRANLINFGIIPFEFQNASDFDLLAQGTPVTIENIVGNLKQGSKTMEATTDKDKKITLKVDLTPRQRDVLVAGGLLNYIRSTTTQ from the coding sequence ATGGCTTCCCTAAATCTCGCTCAGAAGATAATATCGGCACACTTGGCGGACGGCAAGATGGAGCCGGGCCAAGAGATAGGCTTGAAAGTAGACCGCGTGCTCATGCAGGACGCCACCGGGACGATGGCGTGCCTCCAGTTCGAGGCGATGGGCATACCGCGAGTCAAGGTAGAACATGCAGCAATCTATGTCGATCACAACATTCTGCAGACAGGGTTTGAAAACGGCGACGATCATCGGTTCTTACAGACTTTTGCGGCAAAGTATGGCATCCATTACAGCAAGCCGGGCAATGGCATCTGCCATCAGGTGAACCTTGAGCGCTTTTCGATACCCGGCAAGCTGCTGATCGGCTCTGACAGCCACACCCCGACTGCCGGCGGCGCTGGCATGATGGCCATAGGTGTAGGTGGCCTCGACGTCGCGGTAGCAATGGCTGGCGCGCCGTTCTACACAAAGATGCCCAAGATCGTGGGCGTGAAGCTGACTGGCAGGCTCAGGCCGTGGGTCACAGCCAAGGATGTCATACTGGAGATGCTCCGCAGGCTGACAGTCAAGGGAGGGGTCGGCAAAATCTTTGAATACTATGGCGAGGGCATCAAGAGCTTGGGCGTGCCGCAGAGAGGCACGATATGTAATATGGGAGCCGAGCTTGGCGCCACCACATCGCTTTTTGAGTCTGACGAGATCACACAGGACTACATGACCAGGCAGGGTAGGCCGCAGGACTACAAGCGCATTGCCGCAGATCCGGGTTGTTCGTATGACGAAAACATGGAGATCAACCTGAGCGAGCTTGAGCCCATGATCGCGCTGCCCGGCTCGCCAGATGCAGTGCACAAGGTGCGCGATGTGCAGGGCCAAGATGTCCATCAAGTGCTCATCGGTTCCTGTACGAATTCCAGCTATATAGAAATAATGACGGTCGCGCATGTGCTCAAGGGCAAGAAGGTGCACCCAAATGTCACAATGGCCATAAACCCCGGCTCAAAGCAGGTGCTAGAGACAGTGGCCCGCGACGGCTCTATCTACAACATAATTGCGTCCGGCGCCCGCCTGCTTGAGAGCGGCTGCCAGGGCTGTATCGGCATGGGATCTGCGCCGGGCACCGACTGGGTCTCGATAAGATCATTCAACCGCAACTGGCCGGGAAGGAGCGGCACAAAAGATGACAAGGTATATCTCACATCGCCCGAAGTGTGCGTCGCATGCGCAATCACTGGCAAGATAACTGACCCGCGCGACCTTGGCGAGTATCCGAACATCCCATGGCCGGACAAGTTTGTGATCGACGACTCGGGCATTGTGCCGCCAGCGCCCGCACAGTACGCTGACACTCTTGAAATTTCAAGAGGCCCCAACATACGGCCGCTTCCGCTACGCCAGCCGATGGAGGCTATATTGCAGGGCGAAGTGCTCATCAGGGTCGGCGACAACATCAGCACCGACGCGATAATGCCGGCGGGTGCCAAGATACTGCCTCTCAGGAGCAATGTGCCGGCGATAAGCGAGTACGTGTTCTACTGGCTCGACCCTGACTTTGCAAAGAGAGCCAAGGAAAAGCACGGCGGCTTTATCGTCGGTGGCGAGAACTATGGACAGGGCTCGAGCAGGGAGCACGCGGCGCTTGCACCGATGTACCTTGGGGTCAAGGGAGTCATCGCAAAGTCGTTTGCAAGGATCCACCGGGCGAACCTCATCAACTTTGGCATAATCCCGTTCGAGTTCCAGAACGCCTCAGACTTTGACCTGCTCGCGCAGGGAACGCCAGTGACGATAGAAAACATTGTTGGCAACCTGAAGCAGGGAAGCAAGACCATGGAGGCAACAACAGACAAGGACAAAAAGATCACGCTCAAGGTTGATCTGACGCCAAGGCAGAGGGACGTGCTTGTAGCCGGCGGGCTCTTGAACTACATCCGGTCTACTACTACGCAATAG
- a CDS encoding RNA-guided endonuclease InsQ/TnpB family protein: MTRHIRRFSKNIWVSKIQAKREVHSSTYPQYRGFRIRDNKLALSHIGAIKFKMHRIPIGKLKTCTIIIDIDQWYCYIATDDGIEEIDVKADTNKPVRIDVGLLNSLTLSNGKVIQNSLDFEAQVTKIKHLQKSLSRKQKDSKNREKVKISLAKACRKIRRQRDDFVHKASKLLADEYTLIVFEKLNINNMVKNHSLASAIMDICHLGKKLREYTLPTT, from the coding sequence TTGACAAGGCATATCAGGCGTTTTTCAAAAAATATCTGGGTATCCAAGATTCAAGCGAAAAGAGAGGTACATTCTTCCACATACCCACAATATAGAGGTTTTAGAATTAGAGATAACAAGCTAGCACTATCCCACATAGGCGCAATAAAGTTCAAGATGCACAGAATACCAATTGGTAAGCTGAAAACATGCACCATAATTATAGATATAGACCAATGGTACTGCTACATAGCTACAGATGATGGTATTGAAGAGATTGATGTCAAAGCAGATACGAACAAGCCTGTCAGAATAGATGTTGGTTTACTGAACTCGCTCACTCTGAGTAATGGCAAAGTAATACAGAATTCACTTGATTTTGAAGCTCAAGTAACGAAAATTAAGCATCTGCAAAAGAGTCTATCTCGAAAGCAAAAGGATTCCAAGAACAGAGAGAAGGTAAAGATATCTCTTGCAAAAGCATGTAGAAAAATCAGGCGGCAAAGAGATGATTTTGTACACAAAGCATCAAAGCTGCTAGCAGACGAATACACGCTCATTGTATTTGAAAAACTGAACATCAATAACATGGTCAAGAACCATTCTCTAGCATCAGCAATAATGGATATATGCCACTTGGGGAAAAAGCTGCGCGAATATACACTGCCTACAACGTAG
- a CDS encoding 2-oxoacid:ferredoxin oxidoreductase subunit alpha, translating into MLEKTVTNSLSWVIGGAQGSGVDSAANIFSRACAAGGLHVFGKREYYSNIKGEHSYFTVRVSEKPVHSHVNDINVLVSFDAETVFRHFEEVTPGGAIIYDTDVADTLLSEVPTIDDHAMARIKKALEKAGLGLSVKDALEHARKRGVVLFPIPFFQILQEFAQKTNDPALSKLTRMVNVMALSASMAIMDFDSEVLARAIQFIFRAKKKVADLNVSASIHVYNYAKAKFAGSNNFAYRLKTRPTAKDLIIVQGNQSSALGKMVAGCRFQTYYPITPASDDSEFLEANEILDLNDSGKKGSTVVVQTEDEIAAIAMAIGSALTGARSATATSGPGFSLMAEALGWAGINEVPVVISLYQRAGPSTGLPTRHEQGDLNFAINAGHGEFPRIVLASGDIEESFYDTIKAFNLADRYQMPVIHMLDKAIANSVTTCRNFDPGKVKIDRGAIVRQVITEKDKGLAGNYLRFKLSSDGPISPRVVLGTKDAIFWNTGDEHTEEGHITEDPELRVQMMDKRMDKLQVALKEIPDEDKAVAYGDGDIAIVSWGSTKGAILDMKEKLAGEGIRIKFVQVRLMNPFPSELVKSMLKGAKTVIDIEMNYSGQLGSLVRQHTGIEADYQIVKYNGRPMSLDEIYNAVKRIMNDGGRNAPRRQVLKSGA; encoded by the coding sequence ATGTTGGAAAAAACAGTAACAAATTCGCTGAGCTGGGTAATAGGGGGAGCACAGGGAAGCGGCGTCGATTCAGCCGCAAACATATTTTCCCGCGCCTGTGCAGCCGGCGGGCTCCATGTCTTTGGCAAGAGGGAATACTACTCCAACATCAAGGGCGAGCACAGCTATTTTACCGTGAGGGTGAGCGAAAAGCCCGTGCACTCTCACGTGAATGATATAAACGTGCTTGTCTCTTTTGACGCCGAGACCGTCTTCCGCCACTTTGAAGAGGTGACGCCGGGCGGCGCGATAATATATGATACTGATGTCGCAGACACTCTCCTTTCAGAAGTGCCGACCATAGACGACCACGCGATGGCGCGCATTAAAAAAGCGCTTGAAAAGGCCGGTCTTGGGCTCTCAGTCAAGGACGCGCTAGAGCACGCAAGAAAGCGCGGCGTGGTGCTGTTCCCGATACCGTTTTTCCAGATCCTGCAAGAGTTTGCGCAAAAGACGAACGACCCTGCACTTAGCAAGCTGACTAGGATGGTCAATGTCATGGCGCTCTCTGCCTCGATGGCAATAATGGATTTTGACAGTGAAGTGCTTGCAAGGGCGATACAGTTCATCTTTCGCGCAAAGAAAAAGGTCGCAGACCTAAACGTCAGCGCATCTATCCATGTGTATAACTACGCCAAGGCGAAATTTGCCGGAAGCAACAACTTTGCATACAGGCTAAAGACAAGGCCGACTGCCAAAGATCTGATAATAGTGCAGGGCAACCAATCGTCTGCCCTTGGCAAGATGGTGGCAGGCTGCAGGTTCCAGACATACTACCCGATAACGCCAGCGTCAGACGACAGCGAGTTCCTTGAGGCAAACGAGATACTTGACCTCAATGACTCTGGTAAAAAGGGCTCGACTGTTGTAGTCCAGACAGAGGACGAGATCGCCGCCATTGCAATGGCGATTGGAAGCGCGCTTACCGGCGCGCGGTCTGCAACTGCAACATCTGGCCCGGGATTTTCGCTGATGGCGGAGGCGCTTGGCTGGGCCGGCATCAACGAAGTGCCAGTGGTCATATCGCTCTACCAGAGGGCAGGTCCGTCGACAGGGCTTCCGACGCGCCACGAGCAGGGTGACCTGAACTTTGCGATAAACGCCGGCCATGGGGAGTTCCCAAGAATAGTGCTTGCGTCAGGCGACATTGAAGAGAGCTTTTACGATACAATAAAGGCGTTCAACCTCGCAGACCGCTACCAGATGCCAGTCATCCACATGCTTGACAAGGCGATAGCAAACAGCGTCACCACATGCAGGAATTTCGACCCGGGCAAAGTAAAGATCGACAGGGGCGCGATTGTCCGGCAGGTAATAACTGAGAAGGACAAGGGGCTTGCGGGCAACTACCTCCGGTTCAAGCTGTCATCAGACGGCCCAATAAGCCCGAGGGTGGTGCTTGGCACAAAGGACGCCATTTTCTGGAACACGGGCGACGAGCATACCGAGGAGGGCCACATCACTGAGGACCCCGAGCTGAGGGTGCAGATGATGGACAAGAGGATGGACAAGCTGCAAGTCGCGCTAAAGGAAATCCCTGATGAAGACAAGGCGGTGGCGTATGGAGACGGCGACATCGCAATTGTCAGCTGGGGCTCGACTAAGGGCGCAATACTTGACATGAAGGAAAAGCTGGCAGGCGAGGGGATCAGGATCAAATTTGTCCAAGTAAGGCTCATGAACCCGTTCCCATCGGAGCTGGTAAAGTCGATGCTCAAAGGCGCAAAAACGGTGATAGATATTGAGATGAACTACTCGGGCCAGTTGGGCTCGCTCGTGCGCCAGCACACAGGCATTGAAGCCGACTATCAGATAGTGAAGTACAATGGAAGGCCGATGTCGCTTGACGAGATTTATAATGCCGTAAAGCGAATAATGAATGATGGAGGAAGAAATGCTCCAAGGAGGCAGGTGTTGAAAAGTGGCGCTTAA
- a CDS encoding transposase translates to MNETIEICRHLYNDSLGERSSNWSVGFYEQKQLLTLRRQDNKYYKQVHSQVLQDIVLRLDKAYQAFFKKYLGIQDSSEKRGTFFHIPTI, encoded by the coding sequence ATGAATGAAACCATTGAAATTTGTAGGCATCTATATAATGATTCACTTGGGGAAAGAAGTAGCAATTGGAGTGTTGGATTCTACGAACAGAAACAACTATTGACTTTGAGGAGGCAGGATAACAAATACTACAAGCAGGTACATAGCCAAGTACTGCAAGATATCGTACTTAGACTTGACAAGGCATATCAGGCGTTTTTCAAAAAATATCTGGGTATCCAAGATTCAAGCGAAAAGAGAGGTACATTCTTCCACATACCCACAATATAG
- a CDS encoding 2-oxoacid:ferredoxin oxidoreductase subunit beta: protein MALKLSDYKTDVHNDWCPGCGDFGILNAIQMALADMQVQPYRATIFSGIGCSGKTPHYIKTYGIHTLHGRVLPFAQGAKLANPDLEVIAVGGDGDGLGIGAGHFVSAGRRNVDMVYIIFNNAVYGLTKGQASPTLKLGMKTKSLPQPNVNNSVNPIALALVAGFTFLARGYSYDVRHLKDLIRKAITHKGLAFIDVLQPCPTYNDINTKEWFQGLDNIDPETHKAMPRMYKLEETGYDGVVHDPSEIMQKMAQVVEKSNEWGDKIPIGVFYQNEHVPTYQERIAARIPDYMENAPAIQQIADSDGRTITNIDRLLADLQVDK, encoded by the coding sequence GTGGCGCTTAAGCTGTCAGACTACAAGACTGACGTCCACAACGACTGGTGCCCGGGATGTGGCGACTTTGGCATACTGAACGCCATCCAGATGGCGCTAGCAGACATGCAGGTCCAGCCATACAGGGCGACGATATTCTCCGGCATCGGATGCTCTGGCAAGACCCCACACTATATCAAGACGTACGGCATCCATACGCTGCACGGCAGAGTGCTTCCGTTTGCTCAGGGTGCCAAACTTGCAAACCCTGACCTTGAGGTAATAGCTGTAGGCGGCGACGGCGACGGTCTCGGCATAGGCGCAGGCCACTTTGTGAGCGCGGGTCGCAGGAACGTCGACATGGTCTACATCATATTCAACAACGCAGTCTATGGACTGACGAAAGGTCAGGCGTCGCCAACGCTAAAGCTGGGCATGAAGACAAAGTCGCTTCCGCAGCCAAACGTCAACAATTCGGTCAACCCAATAGCGCTTGCTCTTGTCGCGGGTTTCACATTCCTTGCACGGGGTTACTCGTACGACGTCAGACACCTGAAGGACCTCATAAGAAAGGCAATAACCCACAAGGGGCTTGCGTTCATTGATGTCCTGCAGCCGTGCCCAACGTACAACGACATCAACACAAAAGAGTGGTTCCAAGGGCTTGACAACATTGACCCGGAAACCCACAAGGCGATGCCGAGGATGTACAAGCTGGAAGAGACAGGCTACGACGGCGTGGTGCATGACCCAAGCGAGATTATGCAGAAAATGGCGCAGGTGGTTGAAAAATCAAATGAGTGGGGCGACAAGATCCCTATTGGTGTGTTCTACCAGAACGAGCACGTGCCAACGTACCAGGAAAGGATTGCCGCCAGGATCCCAGATTATATGGAAAATGCGCCGGCGATCCAGCAAATCGCTGACAGCGATGGCAGGACTATAACAAACATCGACAGGCTGCTTGCAGACCTCCAAGTGGACAAATAA